In Anabrus simplex isolate iqAnaSimp1 chromosome 4, ASM4041472v1, whole genome shotgun sequence, a single genomic region encodes these proteins:
- the LOC136871999 gene encoding Golgi phosphoprotein 3 homolog sauron, whose product MSRDDGLVQRRNVSRELGEGVSKDPGDYDEKKATEREEDFQDCDSKETRLTLMEEVFLLGLQDKEGYTSFWNDCISSGLRGCIITELGIRGRIELEKAGMRRRSLLNRKVLLTNDTPTGDVLLDEALKLMKETDPPETVGNWIEYLSGETWNPLKLRYQLKNVRERLAKNLVEKGILTTEKQNFVLFDMTTHPLMDSVTKARLVKKVQDAVLTKWINDPHRMDKRLLSLICLAHASDVLENAFVRLNDDDYEVATRRVRELFELDFEAESMKPNTNEIMWAVFVFFIK is encoded by the coding sequence ATGAGTAGGGATGATGGATTAGTGCAAAGACGCAATGTGTCACGAGAATTAGGGGAAGGTGTGTCAAAAGATCCTGGCGATTATGACGAGAAGAAAGCGACCGAACGAGAAGAAGACTTTCAGGATTGTGATTCAAAGGAAACACGACTGACGTTGATGGAAGAAGTCTTTTTGCTAGGATTGCAAGACAAAGAGGGTTATACTTCTTTTTGGAATGATTGCATATCTAGTGGTCTAAGGGGTTGCATAATCACAGAGTTGGGTATTCGAGGACGTATCGAGCTTGAAAAGGCTGGAATGCGTCGAAGAAGCCTTCTTAACAGGAAAGTACTGCTTACAAACGACACTCCCACAGGCGATGTATTATTAGATGAAGCATTAAAACTCATGAAGGAAACCGACCCTCCTGAAACAGTGGGAAATTGGATTGAGTACTTAAGTGGTGAAACCTGGAATCCATTGAAGTTGCGTTACCAATTAAAAAATGTGAGAGAAAGATTGGCAAAAAACTTAGTTGAAAAAGGTATTCTTACTACTGAGAAACAGAATTTTGTTCTGTTTGATATGACCACGCATCCACTTATGGACAGTGTTACGAAGGCACGATTAGTGAAAAAGGTGCAGGATGCCGTTTTAACTAAATGGATAAACGATCCACATCGTATGGACAAACGGTTGTTATCCCTGATATGTCTTGCACATGCTTCAGATGTGCTAGAAAATGCTTTTGTCAGATTAAATGATGATGACTATGAAGTGGCAACCAGACGCGTGCGTGAGTTGTTCGAGTTGGACTTTGAGGCTGAGAGCATGAAGCCCAACACCAATGAAATTATGTGGgctgtgtttgttttcttcattaaATAG